A section of the Oryza sativa Japonica Group chromosome 1, ASM3414082v1 genome encodes:
- the LOC4324980 gene encoding lysine-specific demethylase JMJ705 (The RefSeq protein has 1 substitution compared to this genomic sequence), with the protein MRPSPPPAAPAAEPVPPWLRSLPVAPEFRPTAAEFADPVSYILKIEPAAAPYGICKVVPPLPPPPKKATFSNLSRSFAALHPDDRSPSFPTRHQQVGLCPRRTRPGLKPVWRSSHRYTLPQFESKAGATRKSLLAGLNFPASRQLTPLDHEVLFWRASADRPIVVEYGSDMSGSGFSPCAAQPQPPPQQQPTARAAAHLGETAWNMRGVARSPGSLLRFMPEDVPGVTTPMLYVGMMFSWFAWHVEDHDLHSLNYMHLGAAKTWYGVPRDAALAFEDVVREHGYGGEVNPLETFATLGQKTTVMSPEVLVESGIPCCRLVQNAGEFVVTFPGSYHCGFSHGFNCGEASNIATPEWLRIAKEAAIRRASINRPPMVSHYQLLYDLALSMRFREPSNGEMETRSSRIKEKKKCEGEQLVKKMFIQNVIEDNELLSHLLNDGSSCIILPANAHDGPGLSTLRSTDQSNMNSRISHNLCSREEAPEASGCLSPNRNGDTRNCISSDTHNMEGDKGDIMSATGLLDQGLLSCVTCGILSFSCVAVLKPRDSTARYLMSADSNSINNQLSISGGSILADAPTNERNGVISRPYSEHCCNEIMADDAEIDKNSALDLLAFAHGGQPDPEEDPLEKILKIAHGINKSQPNSSNNVGCVGTKLSSSSTERQERPSSQNAHCNGSSVISNGPKGVRTRNKYQLKMVLSEGFQAKDIYSAKEKKVQSEPSSSKGDVRETIDVSGTENDVGCKSTTISVSEHRGSTKNMYSVKEKKVQSKPSSLKGTVKETVDVSGTENDARCKSITISVSEHRGSTPMTNSLAASIVKPDKDSSRMHVFCLEHAIEVEKQLHAIGGSNIMLICRPEYPKIEAEARLLGEEMGLVYDWKGIHFKEANMEDRQKIQEVLRDEEAIPTSSDWAVKLGINLYYSANLAKSPLYNKQMPYNRVIYRAFGCDSPNDSPVMFNTCERKQSHQKKIVVAGRWCGKVWMSKQVHPYLAHRVESQEAEEADRICSYHFDEKHKAEPVGNSSRVEASKRKSSSLTDVTESSNRRGEIPGEETNTKRPKHSQENNLRALETAAEVVVPSPAGTGLRVSSRIANRANKLKSKMEKEDVPSSRPKSNIKEKSSHASGQKSNVQEANANSASHLRAMPPKQKAEAEAKKQIRTPKPPKQAVEYSCDIEGCSMSFRTKRDLSLHKSDICPVKGCGKKFFSHKYLLQHRKVHTDDRPLTCPWKGCNMAFKWPWARTEHLRVHTGDRPYVCHEPGCAQTFRFVSDFSRHKRKTGHSVKKKKKAKS; encoded by the exons ATGaggccctcgccgcctcccgccgccccggCGGCGGAACCGGTGCCCCCGTGGCTGAGATCGCTGCCCGTCGCGCCCGAGTtccgccccaccgccgccgagtTCGCCGATCCCGTCTCCTACATCCTCAAGATCgagcccgccgcggcgccgtaCGGCATCTGCAAGGTCGTGCCGCCGTTGCCCCCGCCGCCGAAGAAGGCCaccttctccaacctctcccgCTCCTTCGCCGCGCTCCACCCGGACGACCGCTCGCCGTCCTTCCCCACCCGCCACCAGCAGGTCGGCCTCTGCCCGCGCCGCACGCGCCCGGGGCTCAAGCCCGTGTGGCGGTCCTCCCACCGCTACACGCTCCCGCAGTTCGAGTCCAAGGCCGGCGCCACCCGCAAGTCGCTCCTCGCCGGCCTCAACTTCCCTGCCTCCAGGCAACTCACCCCGCTCGACCACGAGGTGCTCTTCTGGCGCGCATCGGCCGACCGCCCCATCGTGGTCGAGTATGGCAGCGACATGTCGGGCTCGGGATTCTCCCCTTGCGccgcgcagccgcagccgccgccgcagcagcaaccgacggcgcgggcggcggcgcacctTGGGGAGACGGCGTGGAACATGCGCGGCGTGGCTAGGAGCCCCGGATCGCTGCTGCGGTTCATGCCGGAGGATGTCCCCGGGGTCACCACGCCGATGCTCTACGTCGGGATGATGTTCAGTTGGTTCGCGTGGCACGTCGAGGACCACGACCTGCACAGCCTCAACTACATGCACCTCGGGGCCGCCAAGACGTGGTACGGCGTGCCGCGCGACGCCGCGCTCGCGTTCGAGGACGTGGTGCGCGAACATGGCTACGGCGGGGAGGTGAACCCCCTAG AAACCTTCGCTACATTGGGGCAGAAAACAACAGTGATGTCCCCTGAAGTGCTTGTGGAGTCGGGTATCCCCTGCTGCAG ATTGGTGCAGAATGCAGGGGAATTTGTGGTCACTTTTCCAGGATCTTATCACTGCGGTTTCAGTCATG GATTCAACTGTGGGGAAGCATCAAATATAGCTACTCCTGAATGGTTGAGAATAGCAAAAGAGGCAGCAATCCGAAGAGCTTCAATCAATCGTCCTCCCATGGTTTCGCACTATCAATTACTTTACGATCTCGCACTGTCTATGCGTTTTAG GGAACCATCCAATGGTGAAATGGAGACACGGAGCTCTCGAataaaggagaagaagaaatgCGAAGGGGAACAACTGGTCAAGAAGATGTTCATCCAAAATGTTATTGAAGATAATGAACTGCTTAGTCATCTTCTAAATGACGGATCATCTTGTATTATTCTTCCAGCAAATGCCCATGATGGTCCTGGTCTTTCTACTTTGCGCTCAACAGATCAATCAAATATGAATTCCAGAATATCACATAACCTATGCAGTAGGGAAGAAGCTCCAGAAGCCTCAGGATGCTTATCGCCGAACAGGAATGGTGATACCAGAAATTGTATTTCATCAGATACGCATAACATGGAAGGTGATAAGGGAGATATAATGAGCGCTACTGGATTGTTAGATCAGGGTCTATTATCATGTGTCACTTGTGGAATTTTAAGTTTTTCATGTGTGGCTGTACTCAAACCAAGAGATTCTACAGCACGATACTTGATGTCTGCTGATTCTAATTCAATTAATAACCAGCTTTCTATTTCTGGAGGGAGTATTCTGGCAGATGCGCCAACAAATGAAAGGAATGGTGTCATTTCTC GTCCATATTCTGAACACTGTTGCAACGAAATAATGGCCGATGATGCAGAAATCGATAAGAATTCTGCTCTTGATCTCTTGGCATTTGCTCATGGGGGTCAACCAGATCCTGAAGAAGATCCACTGGAGAAAATACTGAAGATTGCACATGGCATTAACAAATCACAACCTAATAGTTCAAATAATGTTGGTTGTGTTGGAACAAAGCTGTCCTCAAGTAGCACAGAGCGCCAAGAAAGACCATCTTCCCAGAACGCTCATTGTAATGGTAGCTCAGTTATTTCAAATGGACCGAAAGGTGTTCGCACGAGAAATAAGTATCAACTTAAGATGGTACTTTCTGAAGGTTTTCAGGCAAAGGATATCTATTCTGCGAAGGAAAAGAAGGTTCAATCAGAACCATCAAGCTCAAAAGGGGATGTTAAGGAGACAATTGATGTTAGTGGCACAGAGAACGATGTCGGATGTAAAAGCACTACAATCTCTGTCAGTGAACACAGGGGTTCTACAAAGAATATGTATTCAGTGAAGGAAAAGAAGGTTCAATCGAAACCATCAAGCTTAAAGGGGACTGTTAAAGAGACAGTTGATGTCAGTGGCACAGAGAACGATGCTAGATGTAAAAGCATTACAATCTCTGTCAGTGAACACAGGGGTTCTACACCTATGACCAATAGTTTAGCTGCATCAATCGTGAAACCTGACAAGGATTCATCAAGAATGCATGTATTTTGTCTTGAGCATGCTATTGAGGTTGAGAAGCAACTGCATGCTATAGGTGGTTCTAATATTATGCTTATATGTCGTCCAG AATATCCCAAAATAGAAGCGGAAGCAAGATTGTTGGGTGAAGAAATGGGACTGGTATATGACTGGAAGGGCATTCATTTCAAGGAGGCCAACATGGAGGACAGGCAGAAGATACAGGAAGTTCTGCGGGATGAGGAAGCAATACCTACAAGCAGTGATTGGGCTGTAAAATTGGGTATTAACCTTTATTATAGTGCAAATCTGGCCAAATCTCCTTTATATAACAAACAAATGCCATACAACAGAGTCATTTATAGGGCATTTGGCTGTGATTCTCCTAATGACTCGCCAGTAATGTTCAATACTTGCGAAAGGAAACAAAGccaccagaagaaaatagtggtTGCTGGCCGGTGGTGTGGGAAAGTATGGATGTCAAAACAGGTCCATCCATACTTGGCTCACAGAGTTGAAAGCCAGGAAGCGGAAGAAGCAGATAGAATCTGTTCTTATCATTTTGATGAGAAGCACAAAGCTGAGCCAGTTGGGAATTCTAGTAGAGTGGAAGCCTCCAAAAGAAAGAGTAGCAGTTTGACAGACGTAACAGAATCAAGCAATAGAAGGGGGGAAATACCTGGTGAGGAAACAAACACCAAGAGGCCCAAACATTCTCAAGAGAACAATCTCAGAGCTTTGGAAACCGCTGCTGAAGTTGTGGTGCCCTCACCAGCTGGAACAGGTCTCCGCGTTAGCTCCAGGATTGCCAACAGGGCAAACAAGCTAAAATCAAAGATGGAAAAGGAGGATGTCCCTTCTAGCCGTCCAAAGTCTAACATAAAGGAGAAAAGCAGTCATGCTAGCGGTCAGAAATCAAATGTTCAAGAGGCGAATGCTAATTCTGCTAGCCATTTGAGAGCAATGCCACCAAAACAGAAGGCTGAAGCAGAAGCAAAGAAGCAAATAAGAACTCCAAAACCTCCAAAGCAAGCAGTGGAGTACTCGTGCGATATTGAGGGTTGTTCTATGAGTTTTCGTACAAAGCGGGACTTGTCTCTGCACAAGAGTGATATCTGCCCAGTGAAAGGCTGC
- the LOC4324978 gene encoding BAG family molecular chaperone regulator 2, translating into MVKIPSPRRLFRSRSKSIGGAGGGVGADICAMVAEHEKIEWEVRPGGMLVQKRRAPEEQDDGSSSMSAHSGADAIVVRVSTGWQWHDVSIDSTATFGDLKVMLSLVTGLWPRDQRLLYKGKERDDGDHLHMVGVQDKDKVLLLEDPAVKERKLRSTTLAQLMGVPCHSFIEV; encoded by the exons ATGGTGAAGATTCCGAGCCCGAGGAGGCTGTTCAGGAGCAGGTCCAAGAgcatcggcggcgccggcggcggcgtcggcgcggacATCTGCGCGATGGTCGCGGAGCACGAGAAGATCGAGTGGGAGGTGCGGCCGGGCGGGATGCTGGTGCAGAAGCGGCGGGCGCCGGAGGAGCAGGacgacggcagcagcagcatgtcCGCCCACTCCGGCGCGGACGCCATCGTCGTCAGGGTCTCCACCGGGTGGCAATGGCACGACGTCTCCATCGACTCCACCGCCACCTTCG GTGATCTGAAGGTGATGCTGTCGCTGGTGACCGGGCTGTGGCCGAGGGACCAGAGGCTGCTGTAcaaggggaaggagagagacgACGGCGATCACCTGCACATGGTCGGAGTCCAGGACAAGGACAAGGTGCTGCTGCTGGAAGACCCGGCCGTCAAGGAGAGGAAGCTCCGGTCGACCACCCTGGCGCAGCTCATGGGAGTGCCCTGCCATTCCTTCATCGAagtctag
- the LOC4324979 gene encoding uncharacterized protein: protein MAVLAEIAGDESPPPLPPSEGGEASGAPSTSSPSDADGGGKPSPRTSKPGRKRLVLTASVLLSFLIGLPLLLKSTEIHRSPLPSDAIAALSRRLHSNPPSFPCGLHAVFLRSGRDPSEASVANRIEREISTQLVDLPDASTAGKISVSVTVESAGGCSSSSKVASPWRCGAVTTADLGRGDEVFDELLDSALGDGGGDGMRVYTVVFVDSDDLKRIVIGKHRHAWVVGKVDEAEVVSIIGKVFVKYFMNGGVEEGEASTVKREFMPVGSDGNIVLSFSLLNADPSDWVYDWEFENIGQRMLTPVIEALRPIANINIESQVLYHTPKSSYSYSDDKLGGNVLSVGDIPFFVNSNEWHLDTSISATGRSKVLQFVVYIPSARECPLYLQLPDGELSKTNAFISPMWGGVVIWNPPGCSFGSKPHGALDKMSSEELMETIEIFIGQLRQLFGLKSSYHTQSMDGVTKFITSPKGFAQWELDLLYRHHACSNLLSCLTTLESLSSLVQSLPRMIVMDEIGRQVELSLEAASLAQRNASLGISDSSAVSATRARALAEDAFFHPSVMSISYASIEHYFAIYMPFFAPVSLHVLLAVMKELKRYMVERRKYSAFLASQATSS from the exons ATGGCGgtcctggcggagatcgccggcgacgagtccccgccgccgcttcctccttcCGAAGGCGGCGAAGCTTCCGGAGCCCCGTCCACGTCTTCTCCCTCCgatgccgacggcggcggcaagcctTCGCCGCGCACGTCGAAGCCCGGCAGGAAGCGCCTCGTCCTCACCGCCTCCGTCCTCCTCTCGTTCCTCATCG GGCTGCCCTTGCTGCTCAAGTCCACCGAGATCCACcgctcgccgctgccgtccgACGCAATCGCCGCCCtatcccgccgcctccactcCAACCCGCCCTCGTTCCCCTGCGGCCTCCATGcggtcttcctccgctccggccgcgaCCCCTCCGAGGCCTCCGTCGCAAATCGCATCGAGCGGGAAATCTCCACCCAACTCGTCGATCTCCCTGACGCTTCCACCGCCGGTAAAATCTCCGTGTCAGTCACCGTTGAGTCCGCTGGTGGCTGCTCTAGTAGCAGCAAAGTCGCCTCGCCTTGGCGATGTGGTGCTGTGACTACCGCGGACTTGGGGCGCGGCGATGAGGTGTTTGATGAATTGCTTGACTCGGCATTGGGTGATGGAGGCGGGGATGGGATGAGGGTTTACACTGTTGTCTTCGTGGACAGTGACGATTTGAAGAGAATTGTCATTGGGAAACACCGGCATGCTTGGGTGGTCGGGAAGGTTGATGAGGCTGAGGTTGTGTCCATCATTGGGAAGGTATTCGTCAAGTATTTCATGAATGGTGGTGTCGAGGAGGGCGAAGCAAGCACTGTGAAAAGAGAGTTCATGCCAGTTGGATCAGATGGCAATATAGTTCTTTCATTTAGCCTGCTGAATGCTGATCCAAGTGATTGGGTGTATGATTG GGAGTTTGAAAATATTGGTCAAAGGATGTTGACTCCTGTTATTGAGGCGTTACGACCGATTGCGAACATTAATATAGAGAGTCAG GTTTTGTACCACACACCAAAATCATCCTATTCTTATTCTGATGATAAACTTGGTGGCAATGTCCTTAGCGTGGGAGACATTCCTTTCTTT GTTAATTCAAATGAGTGGCACTTGGATACATCCATTTCAGCTACAGGACGATCAAAAGTTCTTCAATTTGTGGT ATATATTCCATCAGCAAGGGAATGCCCTTTGTACCTGCAACTTCCAGATGGGGAGCTTTCCAAAACTAATGCATTTATATCCCCA ATGTGGGGAGGTGTTGTTATTTGGAACCCACCTGGCTGTTCATTTGGTTCTAAGCCACATGGGGCCCTGGACAAAATGTCATCTGAG GAACTCATGGAGACTATTGAAATCTTCATAGGACAGCTAAGGCAGTTATTTGGTCTAAAATCAAGTTATCACACACAGAGTATGGATGGTGTAACTAAGTTCATAACTAGTCCAAAAGGGTTTGCCCAATG GGAATTGGATTTATTATACCGGCACCATGCATGTTCCAATCTTTTGTCCTGTCTCACCACCTTGGAATCCCTTTCCAGTTTG gTCCAATCACTCCCCAGAATGATTGTTATGGATGAAATTGGGAGGCAG GTTGAGCTTTCTCTTGAAGCTGCAAGTTTAGCTCAAAGAAACGCAAGCCTCGGAATAAGTGACTCTTCAGCAG TATCTGCAACAAGAGCGAGGGCTTTGGCTGAGGATGCATTTTTTCATCCATCTGTTATGTCTATCAGTTATGCTTCAATAGAGCACTATTTTGCGATTTACATG CCATTCTTTGCGCCAGTTTCCTTGCATGTGCTGTTGGCGGTAATGAAAGAGCTGAAACGATACATGGTAGAGAGAAGGAAATATTCAGCATTTCTTGCTTCCCAGGCGACATCTTCCTGA